The Labrus bergylta chromosome 15, fLabBer1.1, whole genome shotgun sequence genome includes a region encoding these proteins:
- the LOC109982923 gene encoding 1-phosphatidylinositol 4,5-bisphosphate phosphodiesterase beta-4 isoform X1 → MTKSYEFNWQKHLPEFMQEGASFDRFDEDPFMFEPNCQMRVDEFGFFITWKSEGKEGQVLECSLINSIRVGAVPKDPKILSSFETIGKTEADLEGCIICICSGTDLVNLSFMFMVAENPDTARKWIEGLRSVIHNFKANNVCPMTCLKKHWMRMCFLTNVNGKIPVRGITRTFASGKTEKGIFQALKDLGLPSGKNDEIEPEDFPFDMFYMLTQKICPRTDMEELFKKINGNKTDYLTVDQLVSFLNENQRDPRLNEILFPFYDPKRVMQIIEKYERDEELKKKGCMSSDGFCRYLMSDENAPVFLDRLELYQEMDQPLAHYFISSSHNTYLTGRQFGGKSSVEMYRQVLLSGSRCVELDCWDGKGEDQEPIITHGKAMCTDILFKDVIQAIKETAFVTSDYPVILSFENHCSKPQQYKMAKYCEEIFGDLLLKQPLENFPIEPGRPLPSPNDLKRKILIKNKRLKPEVEQKQLEAFKKHMEAGETNTTAIIMGEEIQEDTENGEKEAEDKDLNSEAPSIQSEAPSEKEANSVSQSNAVSTGKEEQRTNSIKKVPDDDVTEISEATEATDATDISEASDKENNKKGGEGGEEENVEEALIAQYTYVGATTNIHPYLSAMVNYAQPIKFQSFDMAEEKNIHHNMSSFNESVGLGYLKTNAIEFVNYNKRQMSRIYPKGGRVDSSNYMPQIFWNAGCQMVSLNFQTPDLSMQLNQGKFEYNGSCGYLLKPDFMRRSDRMFDPFSETPVDGVIAATCSVQVFSGQFLSDKKIGTYVEVDMYGLPTDTIRKEFRTRMVMNNGLNPAYNEEPFVFRKVILPDLAVLRIAVYDDNNKLIGQRILPLDGLQAGYRHISLRNEGNKPLSLPTVFCQIILKTYVPDGFGAFVDALSDPKKFLTIAEKRADQMKALGIDTNDIADVPSGSSKNDKKGKGKGDTVKTSVTPQASSDTAQTSNSSQNNTAESKKDNALVPNVSIDDLKQMKTYLKLIKKQQKELNSLKKKHSKDQNTMQKSHCTQVDKMVSAHDKEKSTLEKLLEKAIKKRGENNCQELKKETEDKIQTLVTDHKVKVKDITAQHTKEWSELISSHSSEEQEMKDSHVTQQCEHLKKLLATVQEQQTMQLKLIHERQSKEMRANQAKMSMENSKAISQDKSIKNKAERERRVRELNSSNTKKFLDERKRLAMKHQKEMEQLEKNQKDQVEKLEKFNEQLLKSHHANKQVQGQGHAADGEVGGGDGPQTCHGGVSP, encoded by the exons ATGACTAAGTCCTACGAGTTCAACTGGCAGAAGCACCTGCCTGAATTCATGCAGGAAGGCGCCTCCTTCGACAGGTTTGATGAG GACCCGTTCATGTTTGAGCCCAACTGTCAGATGAGAGTAGACGAGTTTGGCTTCTTCATCACCTGGAAGAGTGAGGGGAAG GAAGGCCAGGTTCTCGAGTGTTCCCTCATCAACAGCATTCGAGTTGGTGCTGTCCCAAAG GACCCCAAGATCTTGTCGTCATTTGAGACCATTGGAAAAACCGAGGCAGACTTGGAGGGCTGCATCATCTGCATCTGCAGCGGCACAGACCTGGTCAACCTCAGCTTCATGTTCATGGTCGCAGAGAATCCAGACACAGCAAGG AAATGGATAGAGGGTCTGAGGTCAGTGATACACAACTTCAAGGCCAACAACGTCTGTCCAATGACCTGCCTGAAGAAACA TTGGATGAGAATGTGCTTCCTGACTAATGTGAATGGCAAGATTCCTGTAAGAGG CATTACTCGAACATTTGCATCAGGAAAGACAGAGAAGGGGATTTTTCAGGCTCTGAAGGATCTTGGCCTCCCGAGTGGAAAG AATGATGAGATCGAACCAGAAGATTTCCCCTTTGACATGTTCTACATGCTCACACAAAAGATCTGCCCTCGTACAGACATGGAGGAACTCTTCAAGAAGAT CAATGGGAACAAAACTGATTATTTAACTGTAGACCAGTTAGTCAGCTTTCTGAATGAA AACCAGCGTGACCCCCGGTTAAATGAGATTCTGTTCCCATTCTACGACCCCAAGAGGGTGATGCAGATCATTGAGAAATACGAGAGAGATGAAGAGCTCAAGAAGAAAG GCTGCATGTCCAGTGACGGTTTCTGCAGATACCTGATGTCAGATGAAAATGCTCCAGTTTTCTTGGACCGTTTGGAGCTGTACCAAGAAATGGACCAGCCGCTTGCCCACTACTTCATCAGTTCCTCCCACAACACGTACCTGACAGGGCGACAATTTGGAGGAAAGTCCTCAGTGGAGATGTATCGCCAGGTTCTGCTATCTGGATCCAG ATGTGTGGAGTTGGACTGCTGGGATGGAAAAGGAGAGGACCAGGAGCCCATCATCACTCACGGCAAGGCCATGTGCACAGACATCCTGTTCAAg GATGTTATTCAAGCTATCAAGGAGACCGCATTTGTCACTTCAGATTACcctgttattttgtcttttgaaaACCATTGCAG TAAACCACAGCAGTACAAGATGGCCAAGTATTGTGAGGAGATCTTTGGGGATCTCCTCCTCAAACAGCCTCTGGAAAACTTCCCG ATTGAGCCTGGGCGCCCTTTACCCTCTCCAAATGACCTCAAACGTAAAATCCTCATCAAAAACAAACGCTTAAAACCTGAGGTTGAACAGA AACAGCTGGAGGCTTTTAAGAAACACATGGAGGCAGGAGAGACCAACACTACAGCCATCATCATGGGAGAGGAGATTCAAGAGGACACAGAGAATG GAGAAAAGGAGGCTGAGGATAAGGATCTGAATTCAGAGGCTCCCAGCATCCAATCAGAGGCACCCAGTGAGAAAGAGGCCAACAGCGTTTCTCAAAGTAACGCTGTCAGCACCGGGAAAGAAGAACAACGCACCAACAGTATcaagaag GTGCCAGATGATGATGTGACAGAGATATCAGAAGCCACAGAAGCAACAGATGCCACAGATATCTCAGAAGCATCtgacaaagaaaataacaaaaag GGTGGGGAagggggagaagaggagaaCGTTGAGGAGGCTCTGATAGCTCAGTACACGTATGTTGGAGCCACCACAAACATCCACCCATATCTGTCAGCCATGGTCAACTACGCACAACCCATCAAGTTTCAGAGCTTCGACATGGCAGAGG AAAAGAACATCCACCATAACATGTCATCTTTTAACGAGTCTGTTGGTCTGGGATACCTGAAGACCAATGCCATAGAGTTTGTCAA CTACAACAAGCGTCAGATGAGCCGGATCTACCCCAAAGGAGGCCGGGTGGACTCCAGTAATTACATGCCTCAGATATTCTGGAACGCAGGCTGCCAGATGGTCTCACTCAACTTCCAGACCCCAG ATCTGTCCATGCAGCTGAATCAGGGAAAGTTTGAGTACAACGGCTCCTGCGG gtacCTGCTGAAGCCAGATTTCATGCGGCGGTCAGACAGGATGTTTGACCCTTTCTCAGAGACACCGGTGGATGGTGTTATTGCTGCAACCTGCAGCGTACAG gtgtttTCTGGACAGTTCTTGTCAGATAAGAAAATCGGTACATACGTTGAGGTCGACATGTACGGGCTGCCGACGGACACCATCAGGAAGGAGTTCCGTACACGCATGGTGATGAACAACGGCCTGAACCCAGCATACAACGAGGAACCCTTCGTCTTCAGAAAG GTGATATTACCAGACCTGGCAGTACTGCGTATCGCAGTTTACGATGACAACAACAAGCTGATTGGCCAGCGCATCCTGCCTCTGGACGGCCTGCAGGCTGGCTACCGTCACATCTCGCTGAGGAACGAGGGTAACAAACCTCTGTCGTTGCCCACCGTCTTCTGCCAAATCATCCTCAAGACCTACGTGCCAGACGGATTTGGAG CATTTGTGGATGCACTATCAGACCCAAAGAAGTTCTTGACCATAGCAGAAAAGAGAGCAGACCAGATGAAGGCGCTGGGGATCGACACG AACGACATTGCAGATGTTCCCAGTGGAAGCTCTAAGAACGACAAGAAGGGAAAGGGTAAAGGAGACACTGTGAAGACCAGTGTGACACCGCAAGCCAGCTCAGATACGGCTCAGACTTCTAACTCTTCCCAAAATAACACAGCAGAATCCAAGAAGG ATAATGCACTTGTGCCTAATGTCAGCATTGATGACTTAAAACAAATGAAG aCGTACCTTAAACTGATTAAAAAGCAACAGAAGGAGCTGAACTCTTTAAAGAAGAAACACTCAAAG GATCAAAATACAATGCAGAAATCTCACTGCACACAGGTGGACAAGATGGTGTCTGCACATGATAAGGAAAAGTCAACACTGGAGAAACTACTAGAGAAAGCCATTAAGAAACGAGG AGAAAACAACTGCCAAGAGCTGAAGAAGGAGACCGAGGATAAAATCCAAACGCTGGTCACTGATCACAAAGTCAAG gtaAAGGACATCACAGCACAGCACACAAAAGAGTGGTCAGAGCTGATCAGTAGTCACAGCAGTGAGGAGCAGGAGATGAAGGACAGCCACGTCACACAGCAGTGTGAACACCTCAAGAAACTTCTGGCAACTGTCCAGGAGCAGCAGACGATGCAGCTGAAACTTATCCATGAacg GCAGAGCAAAGAGATGAGAGCTAACCAGGCCAAGATGTCCATGGAAAACAGTAAAGCCATCAGCCAGGACAAGAGCATCAAAAacaaggcagagagagagag GAGAGTGCGAGAGTTAAACAGCAGCAACACCAAGAAGTTCCTGGATGAGAGGAAGAGG CTGGCCATGAAGCATCAGAAGGAGATGGAGCAGCTAGAGAAGAACCAGAAAGACCAGGTGGAGAAACTGGAGAAGTTCAACGAGCAG CTTTTGAAATCACACCATGCAAACAAACAGGTTCAAG
- the LOC109982923 gene encoding 1-phosphatidylinositol 4,5-bisphosphate phosphodiesterase beta-4 isoform X2: MTKSYEFNWQKHLPEFMQEGASFDRFDEDPFMFEPNCQMRVDEFGFFITWKSEGKEGQVLECSLINSIRVGAVPKDPKILSSFETIGKTEADLEGCIICICSGTDLVNLSFMFMVAENPDTARKWIEGLRSVIHNFKANNVCPMTCLKKHWMRMCFLTNVNGKIPVRGITRTFASGKTEKGIFQALKDLGLPSGKNDEIEPEDFPFDMFYMLTQKICPRTDMEELFKKINGNKTDYLTVDQLVSFLNENQRDPRLNEILFPFYDPKRVMQIIEKYERDEELKKKGCMSSDGFCRYLMSDENAPVFLDRLELYQEMDQPLAHYFISSSHNTYLTGRQFGGKSSVEMYRQVLLSGSRCVELDCWDGKGEDQEPIITHGKAMCTDILFKDVIQAIKETAFVTSDYPVILSFENHCSKPQQYKMAKYCEEIFGDLLLKQPLENFPIEPGRPLPSPNDLKRKILIKNKRLKPEVEQKQLEAFKKHMEAGETNTTAIIMGEEIQEDTENGEKEAEDKDLNSEAPSIQSEAPSEKEANSVSQSNAVSTGKEEQRTNSIKKVPDDDVTEISEATEATDATDISEASDKENNKKGGEGGEEENVEEALIAQYTYVGATTNIHPYLSAMVNYAQPIKFQSFDMAEEKNIHHNMSSFNESVGLGYLKTNAIEFVNYNKRQMSRIYPKGGRVDSSNYMPQIFWNAGCQMVSLNFQTPDLSMQLNQGKFEYNGSCGYLLKPDFMRRSDRMFDPFSETPVDGVIAATCSVQVFSGQFLSDKKIGTYVEVDMYGLPTDTIRKEFRTRMVMNNGLNPAYNEEPFVFRKVILPDLAVLRIAVYDDNNKLIGQRILPLDGLQAGYRHISLRNEGNKPLSLPTVFCQIILKTYVPDGFGAFVDALSDPKKFLTIAEKRADQMKALGIDTNDIADVPSGSSKNDKKGKGKGDTVKTSVTPQASSDTAQTSNSSQNNTAESKKDNALVPNVSIDDLKQMKTYLKLIKKQQKELNSLKKKHSKDQNTMQKSHCTQVDKMVSAHDKEKSTLEKLLEKAIKKRGENNCQELKKETEDKIQTLVTDHKVKVKDITAQHTKEWSELISSHSSEEQEMKDSHVTQQCEHLKKLLATVQEQQTMQLKLIHERQSKEMRANQAKMSMENSKAISQDKSIKNKAERERRVRELNSSNTKKFLDERKRLAMKHQKEMEQLEKNQKDQVEKLEKFNEQAKDMQQMAKLEEEMDRRPATVV; the protein is encoded by the exons ATGACTAAGTCCTACGAGTTCAACTGGCAGAAGCACCTGCCTGAATTCATGCAGGAAGGCGCCTCCTTCGACAGGTTTGATGAG GACCCGTTCATGTTTGAGCCCAACTGTCAGATGAGAGTAGACGAGTTTGGCTTCTTCATCACCTGGAAGAGTGAGGGGAAG GAAGGCCAGGTTCTCGAGTGTTCCCTCATCAACAGCATTCGAGTTGGTGCTGTCCCAAAG GACCCCAAGATCTTGTCGTCATTTGAGACCATTGGAAAAACCGAGGCAGACTTGGAGGGCTGCATCATCTGCATCTGCAGCGGCACAGACCTGGTCAACCTCAGCTTCATGTTCATGGTCGCAGAGAATCCAGACACAGCAAGG AAATGGATAGAGGGTCTGAGGTCAGTGATACACAACTTCAAGGCCAACAACGTCTGTCCAATGACCTGCCTGAAGAAACA TTGGATGAGAATGTGCTTCCTGACTAATGTGAATGGCAAGATTCCTGTAAGAGG CATTACTCGAACATTTGCATCAGGAAAGACAGAGAAGGGGATTTTTCAGGCTCTGAAGGATCTTGGCCTCCCGAGTGGAAAG AATGATGAGATCGAACCAGAAGATTTCCCCTTTGACATGTTCTACATGCTCACACAAAAGATCTGCCCTCGTACAGACATGGAGGAACTCTTCAAGAAGAT CAATGGGAACAAAACTGATTATTTAACTGTAGACCAGTTAGTCAGCTTTCTGAATGAA AACCAGCGTGACCCCCGGTTAAATGAGATTCTGTTCCCATTCTACGACCCCAAGAGGGTGATGCAGATCATTGAGAAATACGAGAGAGATGAAGAGCTCAAGAAGAAAG GCTGCATGTCCAGTGACGGTTTCTGCAGATACCTGATGTCAGATGAAAATGCTCCAGTTTTCTTGGACCGTTTGGAGCTGTACCAAGAAATGGACCAGCCGCTTGCCCACTACTTCATCAGTTCCTCCCACAACACGTACCTGACAGGGCGACAATTTGGAGGAAAGTCCTCAGTGGAGATGTATCGCCAGGTTCTGCTATCTGGATCCAG ATGTGTGGAGTTGGACTGCTGGGATGGAAAAGGAGAGGACCAGGAGCCCATCATCACTCACGGCAAGGCCATGTGCACAGACATCCTGTTCAAg GATGTTATTCAAGCTATCAAGGAGACCGCATTTGTCACTTCAGATTACcctgttattttgtcttttgaaaACCATTGCAG TAAACCACAGCAGTACAAGATGGCCAAGTATTGTGAGGAGATCTTTGGGGATCTCCTCCTCAAACAGCCTCTGGAAAACTTCCCG ATTGAGCCTGGGCGCCCTTTACCCTCTCCAAATGACCTCAAACGTAAAATCCTCATCAAAAACAAACGCTTAAAACCTGAGGTTGAACAGA AACAGCTGGAGGCTTTTAAGAAACACATGGAGGCAGGAGAGACCAACACTACAGCCATCATCATGGGAGAGGAGATTCAAGAGGACACAGAGAATG GAGAAAAGGAGGCTGAGGATAAGGATCTGAATTCAGAGGCTCCCAGCATCCAATCAGAGGCACCCAGTGAGAAAGAGGCCAACAGCGTTTCTCAAAGTAACGCTGTCAGCACCGGGAAAGAAGAACAACGCACCAACAGTATcaagaag GTGCCAGATGATGATGTGACAGAGATATCAGAAGCCACAGAAGCAACAGATGCCACAGATATCTCAGAAGCATCtgacaaagaaaataacaaaaag GGTGGGGAagggggagaagaggagaaCGTTGAGGAGGCTCTGATAGCTCAGTACACGTATGTTGGAGCCACCACAAACATCCACCCATATCTGTCAGCCATGGTCAACTACGCACAACCCATCAAGTTTCAGAGCTTCGACATGGCAGAGG AAAAGAACATCCACCATAACATGTCATCTTTTAACGAGTCTGTTGGTCTGGGATACCTGAAGACCAATGCCATAGAGTTTGTCAA CTACAACAAGCGTCAGATGAGCCGGATCTACCCCAAAGGAGGCCGGGTGGACTCCAGTAATTACATGCCTCAGATATTCTGGAACGCAGGCTGCCAGATGGTCTCACTCAACTTCCAGACCCCAG ATCTGTCCATGCAGCTGAATCAGGGAAAGTTTGAGTACAACGGCTCCTGCGG gtacCTGCTGAAGCCAGATTTCATGCGGCGGTCAGACAGGATGTTTGACCCTTTCTCAGAGACACCGGTGGATGGTGTTATTGCTGCAACCTGCAGCGTACAG gtgtttTCTGGACAGTTCTTGTCAGATAAGAAAATCGGTACATACGTTGAGGTCGACATGTACGGGCTGCCGACGGACACCATCAGGAAGGAGTTCCGTACACGCATGGTGATGAACAACGGCCTGAACCCAGCATACAACGAGGAACCCTTCGTCTTCAGAAAG GTGATATTACCAGACCTGGCAGTACTGCGTATCGCAGTTTACGATGACAACAACAAGCTGATTGGCCAGCGCATCCTGCCTCTGGACGGCCTGCAGGCTGGCTACCGTCACATCTCGCTGAGGAACGAGGGTAACAAACCTCTGTCGTTGCCCACCGTCTTCTGCCAAATCATCCTCAAGACCTACGTGCCAGACGGATTTGGAG CATTTGTGGATGCACTATCAGACCCAAAGAAGTTCTTGACCATAGCAGAAAAGAGAGCAGACCAGATGAAGGCGCTGGGGATCGACACG AACGACATTGCAGATGTTCCCAGTGGAAGCTCTAAGAACGACAAGAAGGGAAAGGGTAAAGGAGACACTGTGAAGACCAGTGTGACACCGCAAGCCAGCTCAGATACGGCTCAGACTTCTAACTCTTCCCAAAATAACACAGCAGAATCCAAGAAGG ATAATGCACTTGTGCCTAATGTCAGCATTGATGACTTAAAACAAATGAAG aCGTACCTTAAACTGATTAAAAAGCAACAGAAGGAGCTGAACTCTTTAAAGAAGAAACACTCAAAG GATCAAAATACAATGCAGAAATCTCACTGCACACAGGTGGACAAGATGGTGTCTGCACATGATAAGGAAAAGTCAACACTGGAGAAACTACTAGAGAAAGCCATTAAGAAACGAGG AGAAAACAACTGCCAAGAGCTGAAGAAGGAGACCGAGGATAAAATCCAAACGCTGGTCACTGATCACAAAGTCAAG gtaAAGGACATCACAGCACAGCACACAAAAGAGTGGTCAGAGCTGATCAGTAGTCACAGCAGTGAGGAGCAGGAGATGAAGGACAGCCACGTCACACAGCAGTGTGAACACCTCAAGAAACTTCTGGCAACTGTCCAGGAGCAGCAGACGATGCAGCTGAAACTTATCCATGAacg GCAGAGCAAAGAGATGAGAGCTAACCAGGCCAAGATGTCCATGGAAAACAGTAAAGCCATCAGCCAGGACAAGAGCATCAAAAacaaggcagagagagagag GAGAGTGCGAGAGTTAAACAGCAGCAACACCAAGAAGTTCCTGGATGAGAGGAAGAGG CTGGCCATGAAGCATCAGAAGGAGATGGAGCAGCTAGAGAAGAACCAGAAAGACCAGGTGGAGAAACTGGAGAAGTTCAACGAGCAG